Within the Medicago truncatula cultivar Jemalong A17 chromosome 4, MtrunA17r5.0-ANR, whole genome shotgun sequence genome, the region ttaaatgaaagcATACATCACCGTCAACagcaaaatcatcacaaaccaGTCCAACCATTCCAGAAAAATGTACaattaataaaatcaaactaatgcatcaagttcattcaacatagtatatgttcacttggtttcatactcaatcatctccaaattcactaaagtcaacaacggcaacatcaacgacaacgtagtCAAAgacaactgtgcataaataattatgacttactccacaacttggtcaacatcaacaacttaagactccaatactttggacgacatcttacatcttagaccgacacatgcagcttaatcaatttacaacagcaacataggcagcacataaacatctcaagatataacaatatcaaatgataatcaacatcaacttaaacatcttatataacccacataatgcatatacaaacatatctcattactaacaacatcaaatcatattatatctgactcactcaacatcaacagtactataatcaacctccattcctaccccaagggtcaactcacaacatgggttaaatactcttaaacaccttaattgcactcatattacttctagttttgagccttggaattatcccataagttttggattaacttggaaatggttgtgctgaaatttcataagatttccctaagacctacttggagtattttcatcataactcctaaaccaaaaatcattttaaagtcaaaccaaagccattggaaagctaacaaaattatctaaaacttccatgtttacaccaaagtccaattcaaaacagaaacgtgtgaaaaagacacaagaacgcgaaataagaaatgctgtcaaaaggcacttcgcttaagcgaacgagtattcgcttaagcgaactacttacagtagctgttcgcttacagctcgcttccggctcgcttaagcgaacagtcatcgtttctgcataatttttcacgggtttaaccatttttcaccccaaaactcccaattttgatctcccaatgcccaaacatgtttccaaagattgtttataggttcattatacaattaggcatctaaaggaacataaaacatgcatcaacaacaacaattcatctcaTGCTCACAATCTTGCAATTTCCCCCAATTTTTCTCCAACCATCCTAACCTCTCCAAATTCGGATTACAGCAACATTATAATTCCTAAAATCGATCTGAATATGAATTCTAAGCATAATTAACATGAATCCTTACtcttttcttccaaaatcagtatagaaccctaattcccaattcttatttttcaagaacaattctaatcaaacaattttcagaaatcatatattataatcattgaaggttagcctcacccttaccttaatttagatGAACAAAAGCACAACAATCGGATTCTCTGACTCCACTTGTTCTTCCCACCCTTGTTCTtgattttctctcccaaaatTTGTTTCTCGTAAAACTGCTTAtgaccttttctttttcctcactcctaaaactataactccccctttatttcattaaactcccttaatttttattaaatcctaattaactcccacactccaaaataattctattttctcgacttattctattaaataatgaaaataaccatttaataaaatacaccacaccataaaatcaacataaatcatttaaaatcatataaaagactttaaatcaactaaaaataattaaataacaattagggcgttacaatagCTGAGGGAAATATTGGAACTTCTGGGAAAAATGATGCAGTTGCAGAAGAAACAAACACAACCAAGGTCAATCCGATTGAAGTGCAACCTGAAACTGAAGATAATATAAGTTTGAGTGCCGGAACAGATCTAACccgaaaaagaaaagaaagaagttcTAGTGTGGATAATGGACAGGCTCAGAATGAATCTTCCATACCACAAACAAGCACTCGAGGGGAAGAAAGGTACTGAATCTAACTATATCCGATGTTTCATATTATGTTTTGTATTTCACACGTGTACACGTTTTTATGTTTTGTATCCGATGAACAGATCTAACTGCACAAGATCGACACATATAAGCATATGTATAATTGCTTCCTTATCTAATTATTACTGATATCACCGTGTCTGTTATATGCGTTGGCATCATTGATGGTTTCAGGTTGAATAATCAGGAAGATGTAGCAGATGAGATCAATGCCAAAATCattgatgataatgatgatgatgaagaagatgaaattgatgGCAAAAACCTTGATGATTCAGTGAGGAAAGCATGCAATATGGGTATTTCCTTTACACAGGAAACAATCTTGAAGCGGCCAGAGTTTTTTGATGGGGGAGAAGCTTCGAATGCAGGGTAAGAAATGAATATATATGAtgtgttttaatgttttttaatttgtgatGTGTAAAACTATAAGAACTAACTATTGGTTTTATATATACGATGCGTTTGCCAATAGTTTTGATATTTGATGATGTGTAAAACTATAAGAACTAActaatagtttttctttttaatttgtgaTGTGTAAAACTATAAGAACTAATTATTTTGCTTGCCATAGTAGCGAGTCTGTTTATAGTCGCGACTGTTATTAAGGAAAAAACTTCGAATTGGGAGGGCGATCCTACTTGTTCACCGGTGAACAAGTAGAGTATACTAGGGCGCTTGAGAGAACCATGTCGATGACATGGTTTCAGGTTGAATTGGGAGGGCGATCCTCCTGTTTTGATATTTGATCAAAGGATTTTTAATGGTTTCAGGTTGAATAATCATGATTCAGTGAGGACAGATTCAGTGAATAAAAAATGCAATAGTGAATCGTTTAAGACACAATGCAAAGTGAAGCAAGCAAACGTGATGGAGGAGGAGGACCCGAAGGAGCAGAAGCCTTTGGAACCTAacatacactttgttttagAGTAAGAATCAACCAATGTGACAATTCTACATTACAATTGATTCATTAAATTCTGCACAATATTAATTCTGCAAACTAacaattatgtaatttatttgaCAGGCCAATTCCATTAAGGTATGTGTTACCGGATGCAATAATCGACTTGGATAATGTCGAAACTGtgcagaaaaagaaaagaaagaagcatGATATGCTTTATTCTGGTGGCACATACCCTGAGCGTAGAAGAGCTGTGAAGAAGTCAAAATACCTTGCAAGCCCCTACGATGAAGCTGTCTACGAGTCAAATGCAACTAAGATGCAGAAGGATATATCAACATTTGCATGGAGCATTTCACATGATAAGTAAGTGAAAaccattttaaatatatattggtAAAGTATATGAATTAGTAAGCTTTGCAATAGTACtagtaataatattttgaataaattaaactattctaattaagaaaaatgtagtAGCAtgcaatttagtttttaaagcTGAAACCATTAATTTTCAAGTGCCAACAAGCAAATTCATATTACTAAATACAAAGTGCCCTTGAGCAGGCAGGTCGGCATGCATGTTTCTCTTGTTTTTTGGTCCAACTAGGTAGTGTGTTTGTGTTTTCATGATTACATGTTCTTTAGTCACTAGGTtgtcctaaaatcattaaaTGTTAATATCCCAGTAGTACAAATCCTAAATGCTTTATAATAATGTAGGACGGAGATTTTGTACTGCTCGGATAACAAGGCTCATGCTTACCGTCTACAGAGGAGTGACTTGTGGACACTTCAAAAAGATGAATGGGTGTCATGCTTCGTGATAAATGCCTGGGTCAATTGCTTGAACTGGAATCaaccaaatgaaaaaatgacaagACTGGTTACACCATTCATGTATGCATTACATATTCCATGAATGTTAAAAGTTTACATACTGTTTAGATctttttagaattgattttactcATTTTCATATAAACAGATTAACATGGAAAGACCTAATTCCCTAGATATAACGAAATCAGTTGCATGCAAAAGATTCATCGAGAGACTGAAAAAGTTCAAATACATGGATTGGAAGGCTATTATTGACCCTACAAGTCTAGAATATGTAAGACTCAGTTCAATatagttttgaaaatttctACAGATTGATTGTTTGACTTATATGGTGTTGATTATTTTGCTGATGAAATATATCATGACGCCAGCACTAATTGGGAATCCGGGTTTTCATTATGTATgctttgttgtgaatctcaagAGCCAAAAATTAGAGTTCTTGAACAGCTTGATCGGAGAGACATTGCACATGAAGAATGGCGAAGCGACTGTGTACAAAAAGATGTTTGATGTATGGCTGAAGGAGGTGGAAGCATTTGTGACAGAATtgtataagaaaagaaaaatcacaatGCCTTTCCAAATTAGCACATTTAAGTGGGAAACACCAAGGGTGCCTACTCAACCTGATAAAGACAGTTGTGGAGGTCTTTTGCATGAAGTTTCTTGCTGAATGGGAGGGTGACAATACCAAAATggaatctttcaaaaattggTCAAAAATGAGAAAGCATGGGGAGAATGGCAAGATTGCAAAAAATGTGGATTTGAGAATTGGAATTTGTTCAACAATATTAAGCGACTCAAGCAATTGCAAATGAAACAATATTGTTGAACAAATTCCAATTCTCAAATCCACATTTTTTGCAATCTTGCCATTCTCCCCATGCTTTCTCATTTTTGAccaatttttgaaagattccATTTTGGTATTGTCACCCTCCCATTCAGCAAGAAACTTCATGCAAAAGACCTCCACAACTGTCTTTATCAGGTTGAGTAGGCACCCTTGGTGTTTCCCACTTAAATGTGCTAATTTGGAAAGGCattgtgatttttcttttcttatacaATTTTGTCACAAATGCTTCCACCTCCTTCAGCCATACATCAAACATCTTTTTGTACACAGTCGCTTCGCCATTCTTCATGTGCAATGTCTCTCCGATCAAGCTGTTCAAGAACTCTAATTTTTGGCTcttgagattcacaacaaagcATACATAATGAAAACCCAGATTCCCAATTAGTGCTGGCGTCATGATATATTTCATCAGCAAAATAATCAACACCATATAAGTCAAACAATCAATCTGTagaaattttcaaaactatATTGAACTGAGTCTTACATATTCTAGACTTGTAGGGTCAATAATAGCCTTCCAATCCATGTATTTGAACTTTTTCAGTCTCTCGATGAATCTTTTGCATGCAACTGATTTCGTTATATCTAGGGAATTAGGTCTTTCCATGTTAATCTGTTTATATGAAAATgagtaaaatcaattctaaaaagATCTAAACAGTATGTAAACTTTTAACATTCATGGAATATGTAATGCATACATGATTGATGAATGGTGTAACCAGTcttgtcattttttcatttggttGATTCCAGTTCAAGCAATTGACCCAGGCATTTATCACGAAGCATGACACCCATTCATCTTTTTGAAGTGTCCACAAGTCACTCCTCTGTAGACGGTAAGCATGAGCCTTGTTATCCGAGCAGTACAAAATCTCCGTCCTACATTATTATAAAGCATTTAGGATTTGTACTACTGGGATATTAACAtttaatgattttaggacaACCTAGTGACTAAAGAACATGTAATCATGAAAACACAAACACACTACCTAGTTGGACCAAAAAACAAGAGAAACATGCATGCCGACCTGCCTGCTCAAGGGCACTTTGTATTTAGTAATATGAATTTGCTTGTTGGCACTTGAAAATTAATGATATCAgctttaaaaactaaattgcaTGCTactacatttttcttaattagaatagtttaatttattcaaaatattattactaGTACTATTGCAAAGCTTACTAATTCATATACTTTaccaatatatatttaaaatggtTTTCACTTACTTATCATGTGAAATGCTCCATGCAAATGTTGATATATCCTTCTGCATCTTAGTTGCATTTGACTCGTAGACAGCTTCATCGTAGGGGCTTGCAAGGTATTTTGACTTCTTCACAGCTCTTCTACGCTCAGGGTATGTGCCACCAGAATAAAGCATATCatgcttctttcttttctttttctgcaCAGTTTCGACATTATCCAAGTCGATTATTGCATCTGGTAACACATACCTTAATGGAATTGGCCTGtcaaataaattacataattgtTAGTTTGCAGAATTAATATTGTGCAGAATTTAATGAATCAATTGTAATGTAGAATTGTCACATTGGTTGATTCTTACTCTAAAACAAAGTGTTTGTTAGGTTCCAAAGGCTTCTGCTCCTTCGGGTCCTCCTCCTCCATCACGTTTGCTTGCTTCACTTTGCATTGTGTCTTAACCGATTCACTATTGCATTTTTTATTCACTGAATCATGATTATTCAACCTGAAACCATTAAAAATCCTTTGATCAAATATCAAAACAGGAGAATCGCCCTCCCAATTCAACCTGAAACCATGTCATCGACATGGTTCTCTCAAGCGCCCTAGTATACTCTACTTGTTCGCCGGTGAACAAGTAGGATCGCCCTCCCAATTCGAAGTTTTTTCCTTAATAACAGTCGCGACTATAAACAGACTCGCTACTATGGCAAGCAATTATACATATGCTTATATGTGTCGATCTTGTGCAGTTAGATCTGTTCATCGGATACAAAACATAAAAACGTGTACACGTGTGAAAtacaaaacataatataaaacaTCGGATACAGTTAGATTCAGTACCTTTCTTCCCCTCGAGTGCTTGTTTGTGGTATGGAAGATTCATTCTTAGCCTGTCCATTATCCACACTAgaacttctttcttttcttttgcgGGTTAGATCTGTTCCGGCCCTCAAACTTATATTATCTTCAGTTTCAGGTTGCACTTCAATCGGATTGACCTTGGTTATGTTTGTTTCTTCTGCAACTGCATCATTTTTCCCAGAAGTTCCAATATTTCCCTCAGCTATTCTTCTTTCCAAGGTTTCTGCGGTTGTAGTGTAGATCCGTATACAAGACCTACAATGATTAAGATGCATCTCTGCCTGCAATATGTCACATTCAGTAAAGATTCTATGATAGACAAAAATGTTCATAGCTTATTGCATAAATAGTAGTTATATCATTATTTTGCTCTCACCTTAGATAGTGGACATGTATCTGCATCAAAACACAATACAAGTGGACCTTCATTGGTGCTGTACAGTTTGGTTACTCCGGTCGTCAGGCCATGCTCAAGTCCCATAAGGTCATGCACCTTCTGAAGGTCTTGGTTTGCCGTCTTCACATCCCAATCACGAAGTGATGGCCGCTTGTATTTCCCTGTCAGAAATGGGCTTCTCTTACCCATTTTCTCCATGTAATTAATCTGCACAATAAAAACATGCAcacacatattttaaaaatccacttagttgttttaaaaatagaaatatatatatatatatatatatatatatatatatatatatatatatatatatatatatatatatatatatatatatatatatcaccaTTAGGAAGTGGAAGTCCGCTAATGGATTTGCAACTTCCTGAGTTTGCAGGCCTTCTTTCATATATGCAAGAACATGTGAGCACCAGTTATAAGATGATACCCCAGCTGGATCTTCTAATATGTGCGCATATTGGAGAGATACAAAGCTACTATTAGTGGGGCACAAAATGTTGTGAATGATAAAACAGATTGCACCCTTCACCCATGCTTTTGGTTGCTCTAGTGTCTTCAATATTCTCTCCAAATCTGCCACCTTCACAAAAGGTGAATAATTTTCATCAAATCCTAATTCTGTCCTCAATCTCTTTATTGCTTCTTCAGAGCAGAGATCAACGTTAATCTGCTTCCCTGCCATTGGAAGCTCATACACCCTATGTACATCATCCTCTTTCAATGGAAGTACCTCAGTCTTACTTAATGTAATCCACATGTTCTCTTTGTCAAAGTTTCTAACAACCCAATCCACAAAGAAAGTGTGGACTTTTGTCCAGTTGCATATATGCAACATTCCTCCAAAGCCACTGTCATTCAAAAGCTCAATTATCTcctattttcttcttttgcaaTGTACTGAATGCATAAGCTCATATACCTTACGTATACTCATCTTGTACCTCAGTCTTTGTTTTGCATTTTCATCATTTGAACTTCTTTCTTTATGTGCTTCAGTCCgttgattcttttttttatgtttctttatGTGCTGCTTCTTTTCTTTACCGGATGATGAAGCAGTGACATTCCTTTGCTCCTCCTCCATCTGTGTGAGTCCAAAACTGAATGATGGCAATGGTTGTAggttctttgtttttttcacCTGCTGGATCAAAGAAAACCATTaaatacatctaatggttttggaataAAGAATGTCACTACAATGCGAAAGAAAATAAtgtgaaagaaaacaaaagaaagagagaatccTTTCAGGCGCGGCATTAACACCTCATTTTAGATTTTAGAAGGATGAAAAACTATAGGAAAAACTTAACCAAGACTAAAACCAAATTTTCCTATTTTACAAGAACCAAAAACAGTAATTTACTGATTTCAGATTTTGGAGGCatgaaaatcaaatgaaatgttTTACAAGGATCTAAACTAAAATTGTCTCATTTTCTATGGACTAAACACATAGTTaacctttatattttttgttttatgttttttatgattatttctGAGTTGTACATCAACAATACTGTTGTTAAACATGGTTCCAGCTCTAGAGTGAATTCATTGAATTATACATATTCTCAACTCTAGGTATCCAACTTGGCTAGACTACATTGATTTTCATAGAATGAGTCTACTACATAATGGTTATTTTCCCTTAGAACTTATGAAGGTGAATTATTTGCTCTACATGTTAGAAATTAATCTTGGCCACCTTTCAATAATCTATAACCTGCTGGAATGAGTTTAGTGAAGGCATAACTATTGCAGAATTATAAAAACCTCAAGTTTAAACGTATTGATTAACTAAAGTTTACCTGTAACGTCTGTTCTTTTCATTAGCTATTCTTTCATTGAGTAATTTGTTTCCTACATTCATACTCTACAATAGTACCaccaaaacaatttaaattgtCAACACTATACGGACTCTTTGAactggcttatttgagcttatcaacGGACATAATAACCTGAGAGTGTTTGAGAGAGCTTACGGAAAGAACTTATAACAAGTCACcaagttgttttcaacttattattATACGCTCTCTAGtacagcttatgaaaacagcttgcagattattatatgaaaacagtttaaaaATAAGTACTTATCTGATACGTGTTTATGCTATAGGCCTGTTAGGATTTGCTTATTTTAGCTTATCTAAtggcataagttttgtgagcCTGTTCTGGAAAACTTatagaaacagcttatgacaattttcataagcctttttcagcttattttcataagttttccaagatagcttatgataACAGCTTATGACCATTTGCTATAAAGCTAATTATCCAAACAGGGCACTGATACCTGTTCTTTTCAAAATCACATTCTCTTTGCTTCacaaataatatcaacaaaaacgacgacaacaacgtgatgaaagaaagaaaaaagttaccTACATAATGGTTATTTTCCCTTAGAACTTATGAGTCTACTACATAATGGTTATTTTCCCTTAGACATGCCTAAAATGACGGTGGTTCTGTATATTTAGATTTACCCAAACTCAACACTTTGGTCTGGTTTTGTCACCATCCTATTCTCaatattcaataaaattgttCCTTTCCTTCAACTGTTTCTATCAATTCTCTTCAGTGGGTTCCTAATGTTATGGCATATCATCTTTCAATTGTGTAAAATTCGTATAATCTAAGCAAATTAAtaatacaaaatgaaaaaagaactTAAGTTTGCATGTCATTCATTaaaatattcactttttttagACTTTAGAACCACAAATGAATGGTAATATGCACAGAGTATGAATGGTAATATTCCTGTCATGAATGTAAGctcaaatattttgtaattatgttgtagtttttagaatttgaaatgaattcaGTCTGAAATCCCACGCAGTCAGTACATGTACATCGGTGGTTGTTTGATCGAGATAGGTCTAACTCCAAATCTAagcacagaaaccatttcccaagcaaaatggttttgggaTAAAAAATTGGGTGAATGTCATAAAAaccatgaatgaatgaatccaCTGGATACCAAATCAACAAATACGATTGTTAATCAATGTATACTAGAATCTAGAATGGAAATGTTGACGATTTTAAACCAAATCTAGGAGATACCTAAGCTATATTTTATACCTAATCTATGAGAATAGAGTCAAATAGAACTTGTGAAACCATTTCAAAAACTATAATCAATCAACATTTCCAAATGTGTTCTAAACCTATAATAAATTTCAATTCAGCTAATGTTTTGATTTGGTAAAATACACAATGTGTTTTTTCTTCACAACACTCTGAAACCATTTCCAACtaacatatataattttaaaactatttatGTGAGTTGATTTTCCccaatttgaaattaaaatgtcAATTTGAGATGATTTTCAAACTgtcaattagggttacacaaATGCAATTACTTTCCAAACTAAACAAAACTATTTCTAACTAACATTTACAAATTGAAAGCACAAGATACACTTTCAAAACTATTTGAGCAAGAAATCATATACGATAAGTTCGAACCCGTtttgttttcatcattttgttgtttgtttcgtttgaatggtgatgatgatgctTCCCGTGATGTTGAATGGTGATGAACTATGGCGACCAATGATGATTTCGGTGACGGTGATGATGATTTCAGCGATGGTGACGGCGATGAACACAGCGACGGTGATGGCGATGAACACAGCGACTGTGGTGGCGATGAACACAGCGACCGGCGAGGTTGTGGTGAGCGACGGTGGTTTGGAGAGAAATGACGGTGAGCGACGGTGACCGTTATGGTGAACGACGGTGGTTTCGTTTTTGGAGAGAAATGACTTTGGTTTTTGGAGAGAAATGAGGTTGTGTTTTTGGAGAGAAACAAAATGGGCTTTAGTTTGATTTCGTTTGGTTTGGGGGGGTGTATGACAAAATGGGTtggggtgtaggaagcaattatgcacggtgcataaggaaatccttatgcaccataaccactcccaGTTGTTATAACATAAATTCCTAAGTCTTGTGGGaacaaattatcaaaataaaaatataaggaTTAGAAAAAACCGCAGACCTTGTTATCCGAATGCAGCCACATCACCACGCAGAGTCACAACAAAAGAAGAATTAGTGCGAGGGAGTTTTGGAAAGTTAATAGAGTGCGGAGGGATTTTTGacattatatgaaaacaatttgacattattttatgttttattaaagaaataacttatacatacgCACTTATGCTATACGTGCTTGATTaagctatttatccaaacatggtCAAAATATGAAACTAATTCCAATCATTTCAGACTCACCCAAAAACCACAGGCGCTGAGGAGTTTGAAAACAAAGATTCTTCAGTAATACTAGCAAAATGCATGAAGTCTGACACATAATAGCCTGATGTTCCACTACCATCTCCATACTTGAATATGTAGGTGCATTGGTTATTCCAACCGGAACAGCTGCTATCTGATGACTGTACTCCATTCTTGCACCTTTGGTCAGAACAAGCGATGAATGAAGATGTCGACGAACTCCTAGAGCCAAAGTAATTGAGCTGAATCTGTAACAAAATCCAGCAATAGTGGATGAAAATTTAAAACTCTCACAAGTATGTTGATCTCACTGTTATAGGCTTATTGCATTGAATTAACAAAGAAAGTAACATGGGATTTACTTGGAGACCACTTGTTTGGGGACAACCAATGCAGGAAGCACAACTAACCCAAAGAACATCAATTCCAGTATCAATCTGAACATAAAATTCTCTTCGAGGAGTACCCAAATTCATCTTTGTAAAGTAAAGCCTGAAAGAAGCCacacatttcattttttttattttaaaaatccaatATTTGACAAGCAGAAAACATAAAGCAAAGAAAGAGGTGTTAGGGAGTCTGGAGAAGAATCAGGAGCAACAAGAGGCTAAAAGGCCAGGATATCGGGTATATGAGTTGCCAATCTTATATATCGCTCATTTAACTAATTCCTAGTCAACGTTGGACCACCCACCCACACATGAATCTCCCCTCAAGTGTTAGTCTCCCAATCCCTATATTCGATCCATTACACTTAAATCCACACACTCTCCTCCATCAAGCCGAATAAGTGTTATGATACCACTTGTTGGAGAGTCCGGGAGCAACAACAGGCTAAAAGGTCACGACAATCAAGAGAATATATTCAATATTATAAGTCACTACcactcattttaaaattctTCTGAAGGAGAGAACCTCCAAAGCCCAaacatacaacaacaacaacaaccaaactttatctcactaagtggggtcggctacgtGGATCACACATTTCTATCTTCATCATTAACCTCAAAACAtgtgaaaatcaattatataacTCAGAAATCAATTTTACACCCTTCCAAAAAtgtaaccaaacatacactatcTATTCTTTCCCAATAACcattataacaaatataattactATCATTAAAGctcaaattaaaaaactaaaagtatATAATTGTGAATAACATAacacaaccaaaccaaacaatttatgattctaaattctaataaagcaaaaacaaaaaacaaactcatttgataacaaaaattgataaaataaattaccCAGATTTAGAGGTAACAAAGGATCCTTTAACAGgaaaattaacaacataattagtAGTAGACTGCAAAAATCGTTGATGTCTGAAGCTCTTTTAAGATGACTCAATTCAACGCCATGATATGAAGGAAAAGCTCTTTCAAGTGTTGGTGTTACCGAGATGAAGCTACCGCCGATGAGAGAACCACCGTGACGGTGAACTGAATTACGGCGGTTACCATGGTGTGTCGGTGGTAACAACAGAAAAGGAAAGTGAATTTAGAAAGTAGCAAGTGTGATTTAGATAtttaaatacttattttttgaaatagtgTTTTACCCTTGCAATATAAGTCATTTCTGGGTTTaccctctgtaaaatatttgtttttatttactcccctctaaattttattttttttttacaaaaaatttggtttttgtatgtcctattagggggtattttgaaaaaaaatacttttacaagggggtaaatcaaaaaatatttttacagaggataaacttagaaatgacttatattacagaggggtaaaacaccattaaccctttatGAAATTAGTG harbors:
- the LOC112418157 gene encoding uncharacterized protein isoform X4; its protein translation is MEEEQRNVTASSSGKEKKQHIKKHKKKNQRTEAHKERSSNDENAKQRLSGFGGMLHICNWTKVHTFFVDWVVRNFDKENMWITLSKTEVLPLKEDDVHRVYELPMAGKQINVDLCSEEAIKRLRTELGFDENYSPFVKVADLERILKTLEQPKAWVKGAICFIIHNILCPTNSSFVSLQYAHILEDPAGVSSYNWCSHVLAYMKEGLQTQEVANPLADFHFLMINYMEKMGKRSPFLTGKYKRPSLRDWDVKTANQDLQKVHDLMGLEHGLTTGVTKLYSTNEGPLVLCFDADTCPLSKAEMHLNHCRSCIRIYTTTAETLERRIAEGNIGTSGKNDAVAEETNITKVNPIEVQPETEDNISLRAGTDLTRKRKERSSSVDNGQAKNESSIPQTSTRGEERLNNHDSVNKKCNSESVKTQCKVKQANVMEEEDPKEQKPLEPNKHFVLEPIPLRYVLPDAIIDLDNVETVQKKKRKKHDMLYSGGTYPERRRAVKKSKYLASPYDEAVYESNATKMQKDISTFAWSISHDKICTTGILTFNDFRTT
- the LOC112418157 gene encoding uncharacterized protein isoform X1, giving the protein MEEEQRNVTASSSGKEKKQHIKKHKKKNQRTEAHKERSSNDENAKQRLSGFGGMLHICNWTKVHTFFVDWVVRNFDKENMWITLSKTEVLPLKEDDVHRVYELPMAGKQINVDLCSEEAIKRLRTELGFDENYSPFVKVADLERILKTLEQPKAWVKGAICFIIHNILCPTNSSFVSLQYAHILEDPAGVSSYNWCSHVLAYMKEGLQTQEVANPLADFHFLMINYMEKMGKRSPFLTGKYKRPSLRDWDVKTANQDLQKVHDLMGLEHGLTTGVTKLYSTNEGPLVLCFDADTCPLSKAEMHLNHCRSCIRIYTTTAETLERRIAEGNIGTSGKNDAVAEETNITKVNPIEVQPETEDNISLRAGTDLTRKRKERSSSVDNGQAKNESSIPQTSTRGEERLNNHDSVNKKCNSESVKTQCKVKQANVMEEEDPKEQKPLEPNKHFVLEPIPLRYVLPDAIIDLDNVETVQKKKRKKHDMLYSGGTYPERRRAVKKSKYLASPYDEAVYESNATKMQKDISTFAWSISHDKTEILYCSDNKAHAYRLQRSDLWTLQKDEWVSCFVINAWVNCLNWNQPNEKMTRLVTPFINHVCITYSMNVKSLHTV
- the LOC112418157 gene encoding uncharacterized protein isoform X3; the protein is MLHICNWTKVHTFFVDWVVRNFDKENMWITLSKTEVLPLKEDDVHRVYELPMAGKQINVDLCSEEAIKRLRTELGFDENYSPFVKVADLERILKTLEQPKAWVKGAICFIIHNILCPTNSSFVSLQYAHILEDPAGVSSYNWCSHVLAYMKEGLQTQEVANPLADFHFLMINYMEKMGKRSPFLTGKYKRPSLRDWDVKTANQDLQKVHDLMGLEHGLTTGVTKLYSTNEGPLVLCFDADTCPLSKAEMHLNHCRSCIRIYTTTAETLERRIAEGNIGTSGKNDAVAEETNITKVNPIEVQPETEDNISLRAGTDLTRKRKERSSSVDNGQAKNESSIPQTSTRGEERLNNHDSVNKKCNSESVKTQCKVKQANVMEEEDPKEQKPLEPNKHFVLEPIPLRYVLPDAIIDLDNVETVQKKKRKKHDMLYSGGTYPERRRAVKKSKYLASPYDEAVYESNATKMQKDISTFAWSISHDKTEILYCSDNKAHAYRLQRSDLWTLQKDEWVSCFVINAWVNCLNWNQPNEKMTRLVTPFINHVCITYSMNVKSLHTV
- the LOC112418157 gene encoding uncharacterized protein isoform X2 — protein: MEEEQRNVTASSSGKEKKQHIKKHKKKNQRTEAHKERSSNDENAKQRLSGFGGMLHICNWTKVHTFFVDWVVRNFDKENMWITLSKTEVLPLKEDDVHRVYELPMAGKQINVDLCSEEAIKRLRTELGFDENYSPFVKVADLERILKTLEQPKAWVKGAICFIIHNILCPTNSSFVSLQYAHILEDPAGINYMEKMGKRSPFLTGKYKRPSLRDWDVKTANQDLQKVHDLMGLEHGLTTGVTKLYSTNEGPLVLCFDADTCPLSKAEMHLNHCRSCIRIYTTTAETLERRIAEGNIGTSGKNDAVAEETNITKVNPIEVQPETEDNISLRAGTDLTRKRKERSSSVDNGQAKNESSIPQTSTRGEERLNNHDSVNKKCNSESVKTQCKVKQANVMEEEDPKEQKPLEPNKHFVLEPIPLRYVLPDAIIDLDNVETVQKKKRKKHDMLYSGGTYPERRRAVKKSKYLASPYDEAVYESNATKMQKDISTFAWSISHDKTEILYCSDNKAHAYRLQRSDLWTLQKDEWVSCFVINAWVNCLNWNQPNEKMTRLVTPFINHVCITYSMNVKSLHTV